The Rubricoccus marinus nucleotide sequence CGGCTAGCAGCGCCAGAGGCTAGAACGCGCCCAGGATGGCGCCCGCGATGGTGTAGTACGCGACGTGGTAGCCCGCGTCGATGGCGAACAGCGCGAACGGCTTCTGCGAGAACAGGTACGTCACGCCCATCGCCGTGGCCACCCACGCGGCGCCGATGCCCAGCCCCGTCAGCGCGCCCGACCCCGTGGTGGTCTCTGGCGGCAGGAACAGCGCCAGGACCACGACGGCAATGATCTGGAGCGCCAGCGCGCCGCCGTAGGTCGCGGCCATGTTGGCGCTCTGAATCTTCTCGTCGGTGACGCCGGAGAGCGCCTGCCATCGCTTCCCAAAGAGGAGCGGGCCGTACCACACGGCGCCGAGCGCGAACGCCGAGGAGGAGGCGACGAAAACGGCGATCCAGTTGACAGAGGAGACGTCCATGTCCGATCCGGGAGTGAGCCCTCAGCCTACGAGGCGCGCGCGCCAGAGGCCAGATGTGCGCGCGTGTGTCACCGGGCGATCCCTGCTCCTGCGCCTCTGGCGGAACGCCGCGCGGGCCGCGCGATCCAACCCGCCCCTCCGCACACGCCCATGTCCGCGCCCGTTCTCTGGTGGCTCAAGAAAGACTTCCGCCTGGCGGACAACCCCGCGCTGATGGCGGCCTTGGACGCGGGCGAGACCGTGCTCCCCGTCTTCCTCTTCGAGCCCGCGTTGCTGGAGGCCGAGGAGACGAGCGCCTTCCACGTCGCCGCGTGGTGCGAGGCGCTGACTGACCTGCGCCAGAGGATCCCCGTCCTCTGCCTCCGCGGCGACGCGCCAGAGGCGCTGGAGCGGCTGCGCGACGCCACGGGCTTCGCCGAGATGCACTCCCACGAGGAGGTCGGGAGCAGCGTCACGTTCGAGCGCGACAAGGCCGTCGCAGCCTGGGCGCGGGTCTCTGGCGTGGCGTGGCACGAGCACCGGCAGACGGCGGTTTTCCGCGGCGGGCTGGACCGCAACAAGCGCTCGGCGCTCTGGAACGGGTTCATGAAGGAGACGCCTCTGGCGGCGCCCGGAGATGCCGACCTCGCGCGGATCGTCGTCTCGCCCCAGGCCGAGGCGTTGCAGATGGCCGAGCCTTTGGCGCCCGAAGCCTTCGGGCACCCGCTGGCCGACGCGCAGGCCGAACTCCGCCAGCCCGTGAGCGAGACGGCGGCGCACGACACGCTCACCGATTTTCTCACCGCCAGAGGCAAGTGCTACTCGGGCGGCATCTCGTCGCCCAACCTCGCCTTTGTGTGCGGCTCGCGGCTCTCGGTCCACCTCGCGTGGGGCACGCTGACGGGCCGCCAGGCCTACGCCGCGACGCTTGCGCGCATCGCGGAGGTCAAAGGCATCGAGTCGCCAGAGGCGAAGCAGTGGAGCAAGTCGCTGCGCAGCTTCAAAAGCCGTCTGCACTGGCGCGACCACTTTATCCAGCGCCTCGAATCCGAGCCGCAGATGGAGTTCACGCCGCTCAACCCGGCCTACGAGGACCTCCCGGCGCCTGGCGACGAGCACCTCGACGCATGGCTCGAAGGCCGGACCGGCTGGCCGCTCGTGGACGCGTGCATGCGCTGCGCCGCCCAGACCGGCTTCCTCAACTTCCGCATGCGCGCGATGGTGACCAGCGCGGCCGTCCACAGCCTCCGCATCGACTGGCGCAAAACGCTCTACCCGACCGCCCGCCTCTGGGCCGACTACGAGCCCGGCATCCACATCGCGCAAACGCAGATGCAGGCGGGCGTCGTCGGCATCAACCAACTCCGCGTCTACTCCCCCAACAAACAGCTCTCCGACCACGACCCGGAGGCCGAGTTCGTGCAGCGCTGGGTACCAGAGCTCGCGGACACCCCGCCCGAGGCCATCCTCAAGCACCACGAGCGGCCTCTGGCGGACTACCCGGCGCCCCTCGTGGACTGGTGGGCGAACTCGAAGGAGATGAAGGCGGACTACTACGCCATCAAGGGCACGCCAGAGGCCAAGGCCCACGCCGAGCGCGTCTACGAGCGCCACGGCTCGCGCCGCCACGCCTCCAGCCGGACGTGGAAGAGCAACGTCGGCCGCGTCTCGAAAAAGACGGGCCCGGCGAAGACGAAGAAGGCCACGCTGCCCCACTCGCTCCCGCTCTTTCCCGACGAGTGAGGCCTCTGGCGCCAGAGGGGTGGGGGGCTGCGGTGATGCGAGGCAACCCCCTGAAAAACGCGCCTGCAACGGCGGTTTTTCTGTCCCCCTCAAGAGAGGGACAGGTGACACCGAGCGGTGGGCAGAACGTT carries:
- a CDS encoding DUF1761 domain-containing protein is translated as MDVSSVNWIAVFVASSSAFALGAVWYGPLLFGKRWQALSGVTDEKIQSANMAATYGGALALQIIAVVVLALFLPPETTTGSGALTGLGIGAAWVATAMGVTYLFSQKPFALFAIDAGYHVAYYTIAGAILGAF
- a CDS encoding FAD-binding domain-containing protein — protein: MSAPVLWWLKKDFRLADNPALMAALDAGETVLPVFLFEPALLEAEETSAFHVAAWCEALTDLRQRIPVLCLRGDAPEALERLRDATGFAEMHSHEEVGSSVTFERDKAVAAWARVSGVAWHEHRQTAVFRGGLDRNKRSALWNGFMKETPLAAPGDADLARIVVSPQAEALQMAEPLAPEAFGHPLADAQAELRQPVSETAAHDTLTDFLTARGKCYSGGISSPNLAFVCGSRLSVHLAWGTLTGRQAYAATLARIAEVKGIESPEAKQWSKSLRSFKSRLHWRDHFIQRLESEPQMEFTPLNPAYEDLPAPGDEHLDAWLEGRTGWPLVDACMRCAAQTGFLNFRMRAMVTSAAVHSLRIDWRKTLYPTARLWADYEPGIHIAQTQMQAGVVGINQLRVYSPNKQLSDHDPEAEFVQRWVPELADTPPEAILKHHERPLADYPAPLVDWWANSKEMKADYYAIKGTPEAKAHAERVYERHGSRRHASSRTWKSNVGRVSKKTGPAKTKKATLPHSLPLFPDE